One stretch of Clavibacter californiensis DNA includes these proteins:
- a CDS encoding cation:dicarboxylate symporter family transporter, with product MTNPIAALRRLDRQHYLYIAVIIAVLLGITVGLVAPETGVALKPVGDAFVALIKMMIAPIIFCTIVLGVGSVAKAATVGRVGGLALLYFIVMSTFALAIGLVVGNLIHPGEGLDLSGLRAPEGSTEAAGETDFLLSIIPTSLLSSLTSGSILQTLFVALLVGFALQQLGKRGEPVLEGIRNIQILVFRILSMVMWVAPLGAFGAIAAVVGATGFQAVISLATLMIGFYITCALFIVVILGSLLWFVTRVSIFTLMKYLGREYLLIVSTSSSEVALPRLIAKMEHVGVSKPVVGITVPTGYSFNLDGTAIYLTMASLFIASALGSPLALGEQVSLLVFMIIASKGAAGVTGAGLATLAGGLQSHRPDLVDGVGLIVGIDRFMSEARALTNFTGNAVATLLIGTWTRGIDADRVALVLGGGDPFDEKTMGTEHGDELKAPAEALEADVMRAGELGDEPRGTAR from the coding sequence ATGACCAACCCCATCGCCGCGCTCCGACGCCTGGACCGCCAGCACTACCTCTACATCGCCGTCATCATCGCGGTGCTGCTCGGCATCACGGTCGGGCTCGTCGCCCCCGAGACGGGCGTCGCCCTGAAGCCCGTCGGCGACGCGTTCGTCGCCCTCATCAAGATGATGATCGCGCCCATCATCTTCTGCACCATCGTGCTCGGCGTCGGCTCGGTCGCGAAGGCCGCCACGGTCGGTCGGGTCGGCGGGCTCGCGCTCCTCTACTTCATCGTCATGTCGACGTTCGCGCTCGCGATCGGCCTCGTGGTCGGCAACCTCATCCACCCGGGCGAGGGCCTCGACCTCAGCGGCCTGCGCGCGCCGGAGGGCTCGACGGAGGCGGCGGGCGAGACGGACTTCCTCCTCTCGATCATCCCCACGTCGCTGCTGTCGTCGCTCACCTCGGGCAGCATCCTGCAGACGCTCTTCGTGGCGCTCCTCGTCGGCTTCGCCCTGCAGCAGCTCGGGAAGCGCGGCGAGCCCGTGCTCGAGGGGATCCGCAACATCCAGATCCTCGTGTTCCGCATCCTCAGCATGGTGATGTGGGTGGCCCCGCTCGGCGCGTTCGGCGCGATCGCGGCGGTCGTCGGCGCCACCGGGTTCCAGGCGGTCATCAGCCTCGCGACCCTCATGATCGGCTTCTACATCACGTGCGCGCTGTTCATCGTCGTGATCCTCGGCTCGCTCCTCTGGTTCGTCACCCGCGTAAGCATCTTCACGCTCATGAAGTACCTCGGCCGCGAGTACCTCCTCATCGTGTCCACGTCCTCCTCCGAGGTCGCGCTGCCGCGCCTCATCGCGAAGATGGAGCACGTCGGCGTCTCGAAGCCCGTCGTCGGCATCACGGTCCCCACGGGCTACTCGTTCAACCTCGACGGCACGGCCATCTACCTCACGATGGCGTCGCTCTTCATCGCCAGCGCCCTCGGCAGCCCGCTGGCCCTCGGCGAGCAGGTGTCGCTCCTCGTCTTCATGATCATCGCGTCGAAGGGCGCGGCGGGCGTCACGGGCGCCGGCCTCGCGACCCTCGCGGGCGGCCTGCAGTCGCACCGCCCCGACCTCGTGGACGGCGTCGGCCTCATCGTCGGCATCGACCGCTTCATGTCGGAGGCACGCGCGCTCACGAACTTCACCGGGAACGCGGTCGCCACGCTCCTCATCGGCACCTGGACCCGCGGCATCGACGCCGACCGCGTCGCCCTCGTCCTCGGCGGCGGCGACCCGTTCGACGAGAAGACCATGGGCACCGAGCACGGGGACGAGCTGAAGGCCCCGGCCGAGGCGCTCGAGGCCGACGTCATGCGGGCGGGTGAGCTCGGCGACGAGCCGCGCGGCACCGCCCGGTGA